The following are encoded together in the Candidatus Methylomirabilis oxygeniifera genome:
- a CDS encoding putative Methyltransferase type 11 (Evidence 3 : Function proposed based on presence of conserved amino acid motif, structural feature or limited homology): MTNATQLIQWKTDAWKDPRMVGWYSQRMRDYSGAGRLYHLIEPGLCETFTVGQKILDVGIGTGRASLPLARKGLRVTGVDSSHAMLDECRRLAGDTPITLLQGDVLDLPGRAADFDTIMALHVMVHFPHWRQVLEKWTAKIADRGRIIFDLHSLDHLEYIHGRRITIEELIRNNTCSDFSMYVGVEDIAAAADELGLTIHAIVPYGLLNNYSLYRSPFDSRPLNSAYWWRRHLSWIGVDNKLFDLCMFLETDLAFHLSSVTTGRFMVVLDKFPGKDVNHAWLERNNRLNNILHANASLEALSPYLPMPPEEWKSVLNRHLDHERNRVVFFFLWASFWKDPQILRLTSFLEERHARTFEMWWEQEQLDRKTSAIAQSWCHPEKVAGILNFRGVNLGAGMEYDFTRNLLEKYFQAFEESQS; this comes from the coding sequence ATGACGAATGCGACACAGTTAATACAATGGAAGACCGATGCGTGGAAAGATCCGCGGATGGTGGGCTGGTATTCGCAGCGCATGCGTGACTATTCGGGGGCGGGGCGTCTGTATCATCTTATTGAGCCCGGGCTATGCGAGACCTTCACGGTGGGTCAAAAGATATTGGATGTGGGCATCGGCACAGGTCGCGCCTCCTTGCCCTTGGCGCGAAAAGGTTTAAGAGTTACAGGCGTGGACAGCTCTCACGCTATGCTGGATGAATGTCGGCGTCTCGCCGGAGATACCCCAATCACATTATTACAAGGCGATGTGCTCGATCTACCGGGCAGAGCAGCCGATTTTGACACCATCATGGCGCTTCATGTAATGGTTCATTTTCCGCATTGGCGTCAGGTACTCGAAAAATGGACAGCAAAAATCGCCGATCGCGGGCGTATTATTTTTGATCTTCATTCTCTGGATCACCTGGAATATATACACGGTCGACGTATCACGATTGAGGAGCTTATTCGAAATAATACATGTAGTGATTTTTCAATGTATGTCGGGGTAGAGGACATTGCCGCTGCGGCAGATGAGTTAGGACTCACCATTCACGCGATTGTCCCGTACGGCCTCTTGAACAACTACAGTCTATATCGATCTCCTTTTGATAGTCGACCTCTCAATAGTGCGTACTGGTGGCGGCGACATCTGTCCTGGATTGGGGTAGACAATAAGCTATTCGATTTGTGCATGTTTCTTGAAACGGACCTGGCTTTTCATTTGAGCAGCGTGACGACTGGTCGGTTTATGGTTGTGTTGGACAAGTTTCCCGGCAAGGACGTAAACCACGCCTGGCTGGAGCGTAACAACCGGTTGAACAATATTCTGCACGCAAACGCCTCGTTGGAGGCGCTATCGCCATATCTACCTATGCCGCCGGAAGAGTGGAAGTCGGTGTTAAATCGGCACCTCGATCATGAGCGAAATCGCGTCGTATTTTTCTTTCTCTGGGCGAGCTTTTGGAAAGACCCGCAGATTCTCAGGCTTACCTCCTTTCTGGAGGAACGCCACGCGCGCACGTTCGAGATGTGGTGGGAGCAGGAACAGCTCGACCGGAAGACATCTGCTATCGCTCAGAGTTGGTGCCACCCAGAGAAAGTGGCCGGTATCCTGAATTTCAGGGGGGTGAACTTGGGGGCAGGAATGGAATACGACTTCACCCGAAACCTATTGGAAAAGTATTTTCAGGCTTTTGAAGAGAGTCAGTCATGA
- a CDS encoding NeuB family protein, whose amino-acid sequence MPKSAISLAGRRIGASDPPLIIAEMSGNHNQSVDRALAIVEAAAKAGAHAMKIQTYTADTMTLDLEEAKFSISDPDSLWQGKSLYRLYQEAYTPWEWHKPIFDRARKLGLLAFSTPFNATAVEFLESLDVPCYKIASFENTDLSLISKVAATGKPIMMSTGMATVAELDESIRAAREAGCRELVLLKCTSAYPASPTSANILTIPHMRELFDCEVGLSDHTMGVGVAVASVALGVTVIEKHLTLHRTDDGVDSAFSMEPEEMMQLVIETKRAWQALGKVSYGPTEDEKKSLIFRRSLFVVQDMDAGEAFSAVNVRAIRPGHGLLPKFLPLVLERRARKTIKKGTPLSWDLLE is encoded by the coding sequence ATGCCTAAGTCAGCCATTTCGTTGGCAGGTCGGAGGATTGGCGCCAGCGACCCCCCGCTGATCATCGCCGAGATGTCCGGCAACCACAATCAGTCTGTGGACCGGGCGCTTGCGATAGTGGAAGCGGCAGCCAAGGCTGGGGCACACGCCATGAAAATCCAAACCTATACCGCCGACACGATGACCTTGGATCTGGAGGAGGCCAAATTCTCTATTTCCGATCCCGATAGTCTCTGGCAAGGTAAGTCGCTCTACAGGCTGTACCAAGAGGCCTACACACCTTGGGAGTGGCACAAGCCCATTTTTGATCGTGCCCGCAAGTTGGGACTGTTGGCCTTCAGTACTCCCTTTAATGCAACCGCAGTAGAGTTCCTGGAGTCTCTCGATGTGCCTTGCTATAAGATCGCCTCGTTCGAAAATACCGACCTGTCGCTGATCAGCAAGGTAGCGGCAACCGGTAAGCCGATCATGATGTCGACGGGTATGGCGACGGTTGCCGAACTCGACGAGAGCATTCGCGCCGCCCGTGAGGCCGGCTGCCGCGAACTGGTACTGTTGAAATGTACCAGCGCCTATCCGGCGTCACCGACCAGCGCCAATATCCTTACAATTCCGCACATGCGCGAGCTGTTTGATTGTGAAGTAGGCTTATCGGATCACACGATGGGTGTAGGTGTGGCGGTGGCCAGCGTGGCGCTGGGGGTGACGGTCATCGAGAAACATCTTACCCTGCACAGAACAGATGACGGTGTCGATTCAGCTTTTTCCATGGAGCCCGAGGAGATGATGCAGTTGGTCATAGAAACCAAGCGTGCTTGGCAAGCCCTTGGCAAGGTAAGCTATGGGCCCACCGAAGACGAAAAGAAGTCGTTGATCTTCCGCCGATCGCTGTTTGTGGTGCAGGATATGGATGCCGGCGAGGCATTCTCCGCGGTAAACGTGCGGGCCATCCGGCCGGGCCATGGCCTTCTACCGAAGTTCTTACCGCTCGTTTTGGAGCGCCGGGCCCGCAAGACGATCAAGAAGGGTACCCCGTTGAGCTGGGACCTCCTGGAGTAA
- a CDS encoding Formyl transferase domain protein codes for MRVLLLGSERPSLEGYLTGVGDEVTRTDAPLLAASLVANKYDFLVSYGYRHLIRQDWLWAMPSQIVNLHISYLPWNRGSDPNLWSFVDDTPKGVSIHFVDGGLDTGPLVARRKVFPEPGDTLASSYARLSAAVEDLFRESWPAIRAGSVTPVPQPPGGSCHRLKDRERVAHLLTRGWDTPVEKLMKSFRILTEKPNA; via the coding sequence GTGCGCGTGCTCCTTCTTGGCTCCGAAAGGCCGAGCCTCGAAGGCTACCTGACAGGGGTGGGCGATGAGGTTACCCGGACAGATGCGCCCTTGCTGGCGGCATCCCTTGTGGCGAATAAATACGACTTTCTGGTCAGCTACGGCTATCGGCACCTAATCCGGCAGGATTGGTTGTGGGCGATGCCCAGCCAGATCGTTAATCTACACATCTCGTACCTGCCCTGGAACCGAGGTTCGGATCCCAATCTGTGGTCCTTTGTCGACGACACCCCCAAGGGCGTCAGCATTCATTTCGTGGATGGCGGTCTGGATACCGGCCCGCTTGTCGCGCGGCGTAAGGTATTTCCAGAGCCAGGAGACACGCTCGCCTCCAGCTATGCTCGCCTGAGCGCGGCCGTCGAGGATCTGTTCCGAGAAAGCTGGCCTGCGATTCGCGCCGGAAGTGTTACTCCCGTCCCACAACCGCCCGGGGGCTCCTGCCACCGGCTCAAGGATCGCGAGCGGGTAGCACATCTGCTCACGCGGGGGTGGGATACTCCCGTAGAAAAACTGATGAAGAGCTTTCGGATCCTGACGGAGAAGCCCAATGCCTAA
- a CDS encoding GCN5-related N-acetyltransferase (fragment): MSRIIIRADASLTIGMGHVMRCLTLAMALKGKGAEILFVSREHPGHLCQEIAARGCGVFRLPVMSEFRADDTTDGVNLLKHAHWLGASWEQDAEETSEAIGGIFGTVDWLIIDHYALDARWESALRSHTKRLMVIDDLADRSHDCDLLLDQNLFSNGEARYAGKVPAHCGLMLGPQYALLQPEYAELHDRVPPRDGPIRRILVYFGGADVGNLTGMAIEAFLTLGRSDIDLDVVVNGSSPHAESICQQTAGYANVHLHSGLPTLAPLMVRADLAIGAGGTTTWERCCLGLPSLVITLADNQRPIASELARRRGIRWLGHTGQVTVDAMERAIRELIEARAALTRMSARALERVDGLGATRVSIAMQEA, encoded by the coding sequence ATGAGCCGTATCATCATTCGTGCCGACGCCTCCTTGACCATCGGTATGGGCCATGTGATGCGGTGTCTCACCCTGGCGATGGCCTTGAAGGGGAAGGGTGCGGAGATATTGTTTGTGAGTCGGGAGCATCCCGGCCATTTGTGCCAGGAAATTGCTGCGCGGGGATGTGGTGTGTTTCGGCTGCCCGTAATGTCCGAGTTTCGCGCTGACGACACAACTGATGGAGTTAACCTGCTGAAGCATGCTCATTGGCTTGGCGCTTCATGGGAACAAGACGCAGAAGAAACTAGCGAGGCGATCGGCGGGATATTTGGTACAGTCGACTGGCTTATTATCGATCACTATGCCCTGGATGCGAGATGGGAGTCTGCCTTACGATCTCACACCAAACGCCTCATGGTCATTGACGACCTTGCTGATCGTTCCCATGACTGCGACCTGTTGTTGGACCAGAATCTTTTCAGCAATGGTGAAGCGCGCTATGCCGGGAAGGTGCCTGCGCACTGCGGACTGATGCTGGGGCCGCAGTATGCGCTCCTGCAGCCCGAGTATGCCGAACTGCACGATCGGGTTCCTCCTCGCGACGGACCGATCCGGCGCATCTTAGTCTACTTTGGTGGGGCTGATGTGGGTAACTTAACCGGCATGGCAATCGAAGCGTTTCTTACGCTGGGCCGCTCCGATATCGATCTGGATGTGGTGGTCAATGGGAGCAGCCCCCACGCGGAAAGTATTTGCCAGCAAACGGCTGGGTACGCTAACGTTCATCTTCACAGCGGCTTGCCGACCCTTGCGCCACTGATGGTCCGAGCCGATCTCGCCATCGGCGCTGGTGGCACTACCACCTGGGAGCGCTGCTGCTTGGGACTGCCGTCACTGGTGATTACCCTTGCGGACAACCAACGACCTATTGCGTCTGAACTTGCTCGGCGCAGAGGGATCCGCTGGCTCGGGCACACGGGTCAGGTAACGGTCGACGCCATGGAGCGCGCAATCCGCGAACTCATCGAGGCGCGGGCTGCGCTTACACGCATGTCGGCGCGCGCGCTGGAACGGGTGGATGGCCTCGGCGCGACGCGCGTATCCATCGCCATGCAGGAGGCTTGA
- a CDS encoding putative NeuA (Evidence 3 : Function proposed based on presence of conserved amino acid motif, structural feature or limited homology) codes for MNVAIIPARGGSKRIPRKNIREFAGKPMIAHAILTAKASNLFDKVIVSTDDVEIAEVSRTWGAEIPFIRPDELADDHTPTVPVVAHAIENCQVPVSIIQAVCCVYPCVPMLRIEDLQAAMTILVETKLDYVFPVVAFPSAIQRALRLSPDGTVSPFYNNYVHARTQDLEPAFYDAGQFYWGNPGTWLSGKPVHSHGCGIEIPAWRSVDIDTPDDWCRAELIYKAIALGGAGADQHMRQVIRETGVSADAGTSIFRFSEQIPTEAKIVRQATDIPAYEHYPMRIGER; via the coding sequence ATGAATGTTGCCATCATTCCGGCACGCGGCGGCAGCAAGAGAATCCCTCGCAAGAACATCCGCGAGTTTGCAGGCAAGCCCATGATTGCCCACGCTATCCTCACCGCAAAAGCGAGCAATCTCTTTGATAAAGTCATCGTATCGACTGATGACGTGGAAATAGCAGAGGTCTCGCGAACGTGGGGAGCGGAGATCCCATTTATCAGGCCTGATGAGTTAGCCGATGACCATACGCCGACTGTCCCTGTGGTGGCCCACGCCATCGAGAACTGCCAAGTGCCCGTCAGCATAATCCAAGCTGTCTGTTGCGTCTATCCTTGTGTTCCGATGTTACGAATTGAGGATCTTCAAGCCGCGATGACCATTCTGGTAGAAACAAAACTGGATTATGTGTTCCCGGTTGTGGCCTTTCCCTCCGCGATTCAGCGCGCGCTTCGGTTGTCACCAGATGGAACAGTGAGCCCGTTCTATAACAACTATGTGCACGCCAGAACGCAAGATCTCGAACCTGCTTTCTATGACGCCGGCCAGTTCTATTGGGGCAATCCTGGTACATGGTTATCAGGTAAACCTGTTCACAGTCATGGTTGCGGGATTGAAATCCCAGCGTGGCGTAGCGTCGATATTGATACGCCGGACGACTGGTGTCGTGCCGAACTCATCTACAAGGCAATTGCCTTAGGCGGCGCCGGCGCCGATCAGCACATGCGTCAAGTGATCCGGGAAACCGGCGTCTCGGCTGATGCGGGGACGAGCATCTTCCGCTTTAGTGAGCAGATACCCACCGAGGCCAAGATAGTGCGGCAGGCTACCGACATTCCTGCATACGAACACTACCCCATGCGAATAGGTGAACGATGA
- the rkpM gene encoding putative polysaccharide biosynthesis protein (Evidence 3 : Function proposed based on presence of conserved amino acid motif, structural feature or limited homology), with protein sequence MIPYGRQDISQADIDAVVAVLRSDWLTQGPMVPRFEQAVAAKVGARYAVATNSGTSALHIACLALDLRPGDRLWTLPNTFVASANCGRYCGAEVDFVDIDPDTWNLSVPRLRKKLVKAKRDTRLPKVVVPVHFAGQPTDQEAIWELAQEFGFKVVEDASHAIGASRYGEPVGSCRWSDITVFSFHPVKIITTGEGGMALSNSQEHAWRMDKLRTHGITREPEHMAQPSAGPWAYEQQVLGFNYRMTDIQAALGLSQLAQLDEWVKRRNVLAARYDDALQGLPLRLPTVKPENYSAFHLYVVRLNRETLTKTHREIFEALRAADIGVNVHYMPVHLQPYYRNLGFGPGQCPEAEAHGEEAITLPLYPALTEDEQDRVVEALRKLL encoded by the coding sequence ATGATCCCTTACGGCCGACAGGATATCAGCCAAGCAGACATCGACGCGGTGGTCGCAGTGTTGCGTTCAGATTGGCTCACCCAGGGGCCTATGGTGCCCCGCTTTGAACAGGCGGTTGCCGCCAAGGTGGGAGCGAGGTACGCCGTCGCTACGAATTCCGGTACTTCGGCTCTCCACATTGCTTGTCTGGCGCTGGACCTTAGACCGGGTGATCGACTCTGGACGTTACCTAATACCTTTGTGGCATCGGCTAACTGCGGGCGCTATTGTGGCGCCGAGGTAGACTTTGTCGACATCGACCCCGATACGTGGAACCTAAGCGTGCCTCGGCTGCGTAAGAAGCTCGTTAAGGCCAAGCGAGACACGCGTCTGCCTAAGGTGGTGGTGCCGGTACACTTCGCCGGCCAACCCACCGATCAGGAAGCGATTTGGGAGCTGGCGCAAGAGTTCGGCTTCAAGGTCGTCGAGGATGCGTCTCATGCTATCGGCGCCTCCCGCTACGGCGAGCCGGTGGGTAGTTGCCGCTGGTCGGACATCACCGTGTTTAGCTTCCATCCGGTCAAGATCATCACCACTGGCGAAGGCGGCATGGCGCTTTCTAACAGCCAAGAACACGCATGGCGCATGGACAAGCTGCGCACTCACGGGATCACCCGCGAGCCCGAGCACATGGCACAGCCATCCGCTGGACCGTGGGCCTATGAACAACAGGTGTTGGGTTTCAACTACCGCATGACCGACATCCAGGCGGCTTTGGGCTTGAGTCAACTCGCGCAACTGGATGAATGGGTGAAGCGCCGTAATGTCCTGGCTGCTCGCTATGACGACGCGCTCCAAGGGCTACCTTTGCGGCTGCCGACCGTGAAGCCGGAAAACTATTCCGCCTTCCACCTCTATGTGGTGCGCTTGAACCGAGAGACGCTCACAAAGACCCATCGGGAAATCTTCGAGGCCCTGCGCGCTGCGGACATTGGCGTAAACGTACACTACATGCCGGTGCACTTGCAGCCCTATTACCGCAACCTGGGTTTCGGCCCTGGACAGTGTCCGGAAGCCGAGGCTCACGGCGAAGAGGCCATCACTCTGCCGCTCTATCCTGCCCTGACCGAAGACGAGCAGGATCGGGTGGTGGAGGCATTAAGGAAGCTCTTATGA
- a CDS encoding conserved protein of unknown function (Evidence 4 : Homologs of previously reported genes of unknown function): protein MLTNSSILISGGTGSFGHTFVPMTLAKYNPRRLVIFSRDEMKQWEMAKLYGDDERVRFFIGDVRDKERLVRALDGIDYVVHAAATKIVPTAEYNPFECVKTNVMGAMNLVDAGIDRRVKRVVALSTDKASNPINLYGATKLASDKLFIAGNSYSGASETRFAIVRYGNVMGSRGSVIPFLMSVAHTGVLPITDERMTRFMITLEQGVELVWHAFNNMVGGEIYVKRIPSMKLTDIARAVAPDAHLKIVGIRPGEKVHEQMIGMEDAPYTYAYADHFKILPAIHNWSWDPARNNGGKKVDPDFSYRSDNNSEWMTIDTLRDWIDRYRNKIEHL, encoded by the coding sequence ATGCTGACAAACTCTTCCATCCTCATCAGTGGCGGCACAGGTTCCTTCGGCCACACCTTTGTGCCCATGACCCTTGCGAAATACAACCCACGGCGCCTGGTCATTTTTTCGCGTGACGAGATGAAACAGTGGGAGATGGCTAAGCTCTATGGCGATGACGAGCGGGTACGATTCTTCATCGGTGATGTGCGGGACAAAGAGCGACTCGTCCGTGCCCTGGATGGCATCGACTATGTCGTGCATGCCGCCGCAACCAAGATCGTACCAACGGCCGAATATAATCCTTTCGAGTGTGTGAAGACGAACGTCATGGGGGCAATGAACCTCGTCGATGCCGGCATTGACCGACGCGTAAAGCGGGTGGTCGCACTGTCCACCGATAAGGCCAGCAACCCGATCAATCTCTATGGTGCGACCAAGCTAGCCTCCGATAAGCTATTTATTGCCGGCAACTCTTATTCGGGCGCCAGTGAGACCCGATTTGCCATCGTACGATACGGCAATGTCATGGGATCGCGCGGCTCGGTTATTCCATTTCTCATGAGCGTGGCCCATACGGGTGTGTTGCCGATTACCGATGAACGGATGACCCGCTTTATGATTACCCTCGAACAAGGTGTGGAGCTAGTATGGCATGCCTTTAACAATATGGTGGGAGGCGAGATCTACGTCAAGAGAATCCCATCGATGAAGCTTACCGATATTGCGCGCGCCGTTGCCCCGGATGCGCACCTGAAAATCGTTGGCATTCGCCCAGGCGAAAAGGTTCACGAGCAGATGATCGGCATGGAAGATGCGCCGTATACCTATGCGTATGCGGACCACTTCAAGATTTTGCCTGCGATACATAACTGGAGTTGGGATCCGGCTCGTAACAATGGCGGTAAGAAGGTCGATCCGGATTTCAGTTATCGTTCCGACAACAACTCGGAGTGGATGACTATCGACACCCTGCGGGACTGGATTGATCGGTATCGCAACAAGATCGAGCACCTTTGA
- a CDS encoding exported protein of unknown function (Evidence 5 : No homology to any previously reported sequences), producing MKLWTVLALVAVLLSLSACVGAPVNYSEHQRDQPLTLEQVKVILATTRNFTGMNLRFLKLTSLNFSEAVLDKANLYGADLRGVSLRHASLQETNLRETDLRSADLNEASLVRADLNAANLSKANLEKADLREAKMQRAMIRSANLRNADLLKADLDEAILQLADLSDARLYGASLRGTDLSRATLRGANLSLSDLRGAKLQKASSHDADFREAHLDEADFTEAHVRDTFNLELRRTGVP from the coding sequence ATGAAACTCTGGACAGTTCTAGCGCTTGTCGCAGTGCTGTTGAGCCTTTCGGCATGTGTGGGCGCACCCGTTAACTATTCTGAGCATCAGCGCGATCAGCCATTGACCCTGGAGCAAGTCAAGGTCATTCTGGCCACGACAAGAAATTTTACGGGAATGAATCTGAGATTTCTGAAGCTTACCTCGCTCAATTTCAGCGAAGCTGTTCTTGACAAGGCCAATCTATACGGCGCTGATCTTCGAGGTGTTAGCCTGCGGCATGCATCGTTACAGGAGACTAATCTTCGCGAAACCGACCTTCGTTCCGCCGATCTCAATGAGGCCTCTCTAGTTCGAGCCGATCTCAACGCAGCAAATCTGAGTAAGGCGAATCTTGAAAAAGCCGATCTTCGTGAAGCAAAGATGCAGCGAGCGATGATCAGATCCGCGAATCTTCGAAATGCTGATCTATTGAAGGCCGATCTGGACGAAGCCATCCTTCAGCTAGCCGATCTCAGTGATGCTCGGCTCTACGGAGCTTCCCTGAGGGGCACAGATCTCAGCAGGGCGACCCTACGAGGGGCCAATCTTAGCCTGAGCGATCTACGCGGCGCGAAGCTTCAGAAGGCCTCTTCTCACGATGCCGATTTCCGCGAGGCCCATCTCGACGAGGCCGATTTCACCGAGGCCCATGTGCGAGACACCTTCAATCTCGAGCTGCGGCGAACGGGGGTACCGTGA
- a CDS encoding conserved protein of unknown function (Evidence 4 : Homologs of previously reported genes of unknown function) has product MGTQTVQTRRFSRQDYERLVAEGFFHPEERLELVDGELMMMTPQGSRHATAVCLAESALRSLFGAGSSVRVQLPLALDPDSEPEPDLAVVVGSPRDYRDAHPQTAVLIVEVTDTTPSYDRERKARLYAKAGIPEYWIVNLLEGYVEIYRHPAIVSSSGAAYQSRSVASSSDTISPLAAPERSLMVADLLP; this is encoded by the coding sequence ATGGGCACGCAGACCGTTCAGACGCGCCGTTTCAGCCGCCAGGACTACGAGCGTCTTGTGGCCGAGGGGTTTTTTCATCCGGAGGAACGACTGGAACTGGTGGACGGAGAGCTTATGATGATGACGCCACAAGGAAGCCGCCACGCGACGGCCGTCTGTTTGGCAGAAAGCGCACTCCGCTCCCTTTTCGGTGCGGGCTCCAGTGTTCGCGTGCAGTTGCCGCTTGCGTTGGATCCGGATTCGGAACCGGAGCCGGATCTGGCTGTCGTTGTCGGTTCCCCGCGCGACTATCGGGATGCCCATCCACAGACGGCTGTCCTCATCGTTGAGGTGACGGATACTACGCCGTCGTATGATCGGGAACGCAAGGCTCGCCTCTATGCCAAGGCCGGCATTCCGGAGTATTGGATCGTCAATCTCCTGGAGGGGTACGTAGAAATCTATCGTCATCCTGCCATCGTCAGCTCTTCAGGCGCAGCGTATCAAAGCCGTTCGGTCGCCTCTTCCTCCGATACCATCTCGCCGTTGGCGGCTCCGGAGAGATCCCTTATGGTCGCCGATCTGCTCCCGTAA
- a CDS encoding protein of unknown function (Evidence 5 : No homology to any previously reported sequences): MSASATLTTHVPSGSVYATLVRHTIIFWPTHPFSTVTQLACSVSSCMAIATEMVRCYTK; the protein is encoded by the coding sequence TTGAGTGCCTCCGCGACGCTCACTACCCACGTGCCATCCGGCAGCGTGTACGCGACGCTGGTACGGCACACGATCATTTTCTGGCCGACTCATCCCTTTTCGACGGTCACCCAACTGGCTTGCTCTGTCTCGTCTTGCATGGCAATTGCAACGGAAATGGTTCGCTGTTATACTAAGTGA
- a CDS encoding conserved protein of unknown function (Evidence 4 : Homologs of previously reported genes of unknown function) produces the protein MTLETTTYDSPIDALVALVQVLASYEQRYRMTSAQFFATYKEGKLEDSADFVEWTGDYQHYLGLFQELKDRLKTAA, from the coding sequence ATGACCTTAGAAACAACGACTTACGACTCGCCAATTGATGCCCTAGTGGCCTTGGTTCAGGTCCTCGCCAGCTACGAGCAGCGTTATCGGATGACCTCCGCACAATTCTTTGCCACGTACAAAGAGGGGAAGCTAGAGGATTCGGCGGACTTTGTCGAGTGGACCGGAGATTACCAGCATTATCTTGGTCTCTTTCAGGAACTCAAGGATCGATTGAAAACTGCCGCATGA
- a CDS encoding conserved protein of unknown function (Evidence 4 : Homologs of previously reported genes of unknown function), whose amino-acid sequence MSPLHDYLAQVQQAISALPWIQIEEYWAQLLTATRANLRIRLQLADNSLLVHGKQRPV is encoded by the coding sequence ATGAGTCCCCTCCATGACTACCTTGCGCAGGTCCAGCAAGCCATCAGCGCCCTCCCCTGGATCCAGATTGAGGAGTATTGGGCACAACTTCTTACGGCTACCCGAGCAAACCTCCGCATCAGGCTCCAGTTAGCAGACAACTCCCTCCTGGTCCACGGTAAACAGAGGCCCGTATAG
- a CDS encoding protein of unknown function (Evidence 5 : No homology to any previously reported sequences): MWKYLARNDVGVQPDGSATLRNYIIGLSDKPPFMLRHARYERKRSMCSIHIPFTLSLSKGT; encoded by the coding sequence ATGTGGAAGTATCTGGCGAGAAATGATGTCGGGGTCCAGCCGGACGGCTCTGCGACCTTAAGGAATTACATTATCGGCCTGTCCGACAAACCCCCGTTCATGCTTCGACATGCTCGGTACGAACGGAAACGGTCAATGTGTTCGATACATATTCCCTTCACCCTGAGCCTGTCGAAGGGTACATGA
- a CDS encoding conserved protein of unknown function (Evidence 4 : Homologs of previously reported genes of unknown function), whose protein sequence is MGTQTVQTRRFSRQDYERLVAEGFFHPEERLELVDGELVMMTPQGSRHATAVRLTEDALRAVFGIGFDVRVQLPLALDPDSEPEPDLAVVVGSPRDYRDAHPQTAVLIVEVTDTTRSYDRERKARLYARAGIPEYWIVNLLEGYVEIYRHPAIVSSSDAAYQSRSIASSSDTISPVAAPERSLAVADLLP, encoded by the coding sequence ATGGGCACACAGACTGTTCAGACACGTCGTTTCAGCCGCCAGGACTATGAGCGGCTTGTGGCGGAAGGGTTTTTTCATCCGGAAGAACGACTGGAGCTGGTGGACGGAGAGCTCGTTATGATGACGCCGCAAGGAAGCCGGCACGCAACAGCCGTTCGCCTGACGGAAGATGCGCTGCGCGCTGTCTTCGGTATCGGCTTCGATGTCCGCGTGCAGTTGCCGCTGGCGTTGGATCCGGACTCAGAACCGGAGCCGGATCTGGCCGTTGTTGTCGGTTCCCCGCGCGACTATCGGGATGCCCATCCCCAGACAGCGGTCCTCATCGTTGAGGTGACGGATACCACGCGGTCGTACGATCGGGAGCGCAAGGCCCGCCTCTATGCCAGGGCCGGCATTCCGGAGTATTGGATCGTCAATCTCCTGGAGGGGTACGTAGAAATCTATCGTCATCCTGCCATTGTCAGCTCTTCAGACGCAGCGTATCAAAGCCGTTCTATCGCCTCTTCCTCCGACACCATCTCGCCGGTGGCGGCTCCAGAGAGGTCCCTCGCGGTCGCTGATCTGCTCCCGTGA